GCGGCGCCTTTGATCAACTGCGCCTGTTTGTAAGCCTCTGAAGTGATTGCCTGCAAATCCTTCTCGCGCTGGCCTTCAATTTTGGCGCGCTCGCCCTGGCCTTCCGAACGGTATTTTTCGGCAATGCGCTTGCGTTCCGAGATCATGCGTTCGTAGACTTTCTGCAGCACTTCTTCGATATAGATGATATGTTTGATGCGCACATCAATGACTTCGATGCCGTATTGCGGCACGGTCTCGCTGACTTTGGCAAGAATCACATCCATGATTTGGGTGCGCCCCTTGGAAATGGTTTCCACGGCTTGCAACCCGGCCACCGGCTCCACCGAGCCGGAGTCGCCTTCGACAATGATTTTCATTTCGCGGTTGCTGTCGCGTACCACTTCAATCAGCGGGTTCTGGGCGATAATATCGCGCGTGACGCCGTCGATAATGTCGTCCAGCCGGCTGCGCGCCGCCAACTCATTATTCACCGATTGATAAAACTTCAACGGATCAACGATGTGCCAGCGCGCAAAGGTATTCACCCAGATATACTTCTTGTCTTCCGTGGGAATTTGATTGGGATCGCCATCCCACGCGAGTATGCGTTTGTCAAAGATCGTGACTTTTTGGATAAACGGCGTCTTGATATGCAAACCGGCATCGCGAATCGACTTGCCAATCGGCTCGCCAAACTGCGTGATGATCGCTTGTTCGGTTTCATCCAGCGTATAAAAGGCATTGCCGGCGAGCAACACAACAACAAAAGCGGCAAACACCAGCAAGATCATTTTTGTTTTCGGTCTCATTGGCCTCCTCCTTTCTCGATACCGCGCATTTGCAGCAGTGGAATCAGATTGCTCTGCTTGTCATCGATGATATACACTTCTTTGACCTTGGGCATAACCTCCAGCATGGTTTCCAAATACATGCGGCGGCGCGTAACATCGCGGGCGCGATTGTATTCCTGCCAGATCGCCATGAACTTTTCCGCCTCGCCGGTGGCGCGGTTGATGCGATTCACGCTATATCCCTCCGCCTGCCGCATAATCTGTTCGGCCTCGCCCTGCGCCTGCGGGATGATTTTGTTGTAGGCTTCCAACGCCTCATTAATAATGCGTTCACGCTCTTGCTTGGCTTCATTCACGCCATTGAATGCGGGTTGTACCGGTTCCGGCGGGTTGACATCCTGCAAATTGACCGTGACAATATCGACGCCGGCCTCGACCGTATCCAGCATGTGCTGCAAGAGATCATGCACTTCTCGCGAGATTTCCTGCCGATTGGTTATAATAACCTCATCGACGCTGTGATCGCCCACCGCCTGGCGCATGGCGGATTCCGTCAAGTCGCGAATCGTGCCGGTGATGTCGCGCACATGAAACAAATAAGCCCGGGGATCCTTGATGCGGTATTGTACGATCCACTCCACCAGCGCGCAGCTCAGGTCGCCGGTCAGCATGAGCGCCTCCGAATTTAAGTTGGCCGTGGTAAATTCGCTGCGCACACCCGTGCCGGTGGTGCGAAAGCCGAATTCTTCTTTCAGCACACGCTGTACTTTGACCTTCTTAACCGTCTCAATGCCAAACGGAATTTTCATATGCAGCCCGGGATTGACCGTGCTCACATACTTGCCGAAACGTTGAATCACGCCGACTTCATCGGCGTCTACGGTATAAAACGAGGTTAGCAAAAGCCAACCGGCAACAACCCCGAGCGCAACCCAGCGCAGCCATCTGCGATCGAAACTCGGCAGCTCGAGAATGTTGCCGCTCATGTCTACGATGCGACGTGCCATAGTGAATAAACTCCTTCCTTGATTCATGATGAACGAAGCCCGGCCGTCCCCGCAGCCCGGCTTCGGAGAGCCGAAATACGATTGGAATCAAGCTAACAGATTTTTGGGTTGATGCAAGCATTTTAGGCCTGCGCAAAAAAAATCGGCTTGCAATTCACCCGCACTTTTGGCATCATGCGAACGTTAGCGCGC
This sequence is a window from Cytophagia bacterium CHB2. Protein-coding genes within it:
- the hflC gene encoding protease modulator HflC, which codes for MRPKTKMILLVFAAFVVVLLAGNAFYTLDETEQAIITQFGEPIGKSIRDAGLHIKTPFIQKVTIFDKRILAWDGDPNQIPTEDKKYIWVNTFARWHIVDPLKFYQSVNNELAARSRLDDIIDGVTRDIIAQNPLIEVVRDSNREMKIIVEGDSGSVEPVAGLQAVETISKGRTQIMDVILAKVSETVPQYGIEVIDVRIKHIIYIEEVLQKVYERMISERKRIAEKYRSEGQGERAKIEGQREKDLQAITSEAYKQAQLIKGAADARAAKIYADAFNRDPEFYSFLQTLESYRSTLNANSTMFLKTDSDFLKYLKNASAR
- the hflK gene encoding FtsH protease activity modulator HflK, with the translated sequence MSGNILELPSFDRRWLRWVALGVVAGWLLLTSFYTVDADEVGVIQRFGKYVSTVNPGLHMKIPFGIETVKKVKVQRVLKEEFGFRTTGTGVRSEFTTANLNSEALMLTGDLSCALVEWIVQYRIKDPRAYLFHVRDITGTIRDLTESAMRQAVGDHSVDEVIITNRQEISREVHDLLQHMLDTVEAGVDIVTVNLQDVNPPEPVQPAFNGVNEAKQERERIINEALEAYNKIIPQAQGEAEQIMRQAEGYSVNRINRATGEAEKFMAIWQEYNRARDVTRRRMYLETMLEVMPKVKEVYIIDDKQSNLIPLLQMRGIEKGGGQ